The genomic DNA AGCCCCTCGATTTCGGTCTCGGAGGTGACTGCGTCCCAGATATCCAACGCCCCCTCCGCGCGCAGCCGGTCGAAAAACTCCGGGAACGAGCGAATCTCTCGCTCGAACTCCCCCTGCGGCGGGCGTTCGAACTCCTCGGCCATCAGCCGCTCACCTCGGTTCGCCGTCGACGCGTGTCGCTCATACCCGTATCTGGGGGTGCCGACGCCGATTAGTGTTTTCCTCGCGGACGCGTAGGCTTTTGCCCGCCGCGAACGTGGGGGGCCGGCATGGAACGCTCCGATGGGGACCACGGCCCGGTTGACGGGGATGCGGCTGCCGACGACCGCCGGCTGGTGGCCGGCTGGCAGGGCCGATACTACGAGGATTTCGCTGTCGGTGATGTCTACAAACACCCGTATGGACGGACGGTGACTGAAACGGACAACGTCTGGCTGACGAACCTGACGATGAACGTCAACCCGATGCATTTCAATGCGGCCTACGCGTCCGCCACCGAGTTCGGCGAACGGCTCGTTGACGGTCTCTACATCATCGCTTTGGCGGTCGGCATGAGCGTCGCCGACGTTTCGGCGAACGCAACGGCGAACCTCGGCTACGACCGGGTTCGCCACCACGCGCCGGTGTTCCACGGCGATACGATATTCGCCGAAAGCGAGGTGCTCGAAAAGCGCGAAAGCGACTCCCGTGCCCACGTCGGCATCGTCACCACGGAGCTACGCGCCTACAACCAGGACGACGAACTGGTGTTGTCGCTGGAACGG from Natronomonas pharaonis DSM 2160 includes the following:
- a CDS encoding MaoC family dehydratase, with the protein product MERSDGDHGPVDGDAAADDRRLVAGWQGRYYEDFAVGDVYKHPYGRTVTETDNVWLTNLTMNVNPMHFNAAYASATEFGERLVDGLYIIALAVGMSVADVSANATANLGYDRVRHHAPVFHGDTIFAESEVLEKRESDSRAHVGIVTTELRAYNQDDELVLSLERTPMVLKREAAEPSAARPTGWPDGVGTQPEDVAGEVVGRRRREDRS